The Girardinichthys multiradiatus isolate DD_20200921_A chromosome 24, DD_fGirMul_XY1, whole genome shotgun sequence genome has a window encoding:
- the LOC124861601 gene encoding angio-associated migratory cell protein, translated as MDNPEDNAIELHGDEEIIEVIDLNDSEPGPDDLADDLGDVDFEDPGHPEDDNEGWETEDEMEAEAEQDDSELTFSKHTGSVFCVSLDPATNSLAVTGGEDDKAYVWRVSDGEVLLECTGHKDSVTCAMFSHDSSLVASGDMSGLIKVWKVETKEEIWSFEVGDLEWLEWHPCAPVLLAGTNDGNVWMWKIPAGDCKTFESPACQATSGKVLPDGKRAVVGYEDGTVRVWDLKHGNAIHVIKGQDGHQGALTCLACNKDGSLVLTGSVDGCAKLINTTTGKVVGVFTVEGGKAKGSKDEEESNSVESVGFCNILPLIAVAFLDGTLAIFDLSTQVLRQRCQHEAGIVHLQWEESSSVVSTCSLDGALRLWDARSGSLLSEYHGHTAEILNFTFNREASLAVTASGDNQAKVFCLQRPDR; from the exons ATGGACAACCCAGAAGATAATGCCATTGAGCTCCATGGAGATGAGGAAATAATTGAAGTAATCGACCTCAACGACTCCGAGCCTGGGCCAG ATGATTTGGCTGACGACTTGGGCGATGTTGACTTTGAGGACCCTGGGCACCCAGAGGATGATAATGAAGGCTGGGAGACGGAGGATGAGATGGAAGCTGAGGCAGAGCAAGATGACAGCGAGCTCACCTTCTCCAAGCACACCG GCTCAGTGTTCTGTGTGAGTTTGGATCCAGCCACAAACAGCCTAGCAGTGACTGGTGGAGAGGATGACAAGGCTTACGTCTGGAGGGTGAGCGATGGAGAGGTTCTGCTGGAGTGCACAG GCCACAAAGACTCTGTGACATGTGCCATGTTCAGCCATGACTCGTCTCTGGTGGCTTCGGGCGATATGAGCGGTCTAATTAAAGTCTGGAAAGTGGAAACAAAAGAGGAGATCTGGTCGTTCGAGGTGGGAGATCTGGAG TGGTTGGAGTGGCATCCCTGCGCTCCTGTGCTGCTGGCGGGGACAAATGATGGGAACGTGTGGATGTGGAAGATCCCTGCAGGAGACTGCAAAACCTTCGAGAGTCCTGCGTGTCAGGCCACCAGTGGCAAAGTCCTCCCTGATG GTAAACGAGCTGTCGTGGGCTACGAGGATGGAACAGTGAGAGTGTGGGACCTAAAGCATGGAAATGCAATCCATGTCATCAAAG GTCAAGATGGACACCAGGGGGCGCTAACCTGCCTTGCTTGCAACAAGGATGGCTCTCTCGTGCTGACGGGTTCAGTGGATGGATGTGCCAAGCTTATTAACACCACCACAGGCAAG GTGGTTGGAGTGTTTACGGTAGAGGGAGGCAAGGCCAAAGGATCGAAAGATGAGGAAGAATCCAACTCTGTTGagtctgtgggattctgcaacAT CCTACCTCTGATAGCTGTGGCTTTCCTGGATGGGACTCTGGCCATATTTGACCTTTCTACACAGGTGCTGAGGCAGAGATGCCAGCATGAG GCTGGGATTGTTCACCTGCAGTGGGAGGAGTCTTCTTCTGTGGTGTCCACCTGCAGTTTAGACGGAGCGCTGCGTTTATGGGACGCTCGTTCTGGCAGCTTGTTGTCCGAATACCACGGCCACACCGCAGAGATCCTCAACTTTACTTTCAACAG GGAAGCGTCTCTTGCGGTAACAGCCTCGGGAGACAACCAGGCCAAAGTGTTCTGCCTCCAAAGACCTGATCGATaa
- the gpbar1 gene encoding G-protein coupled bile acid receptor 1: MIHDQTIHQKRVAVYCGVCTQVIDFNAHALLSMENLIYIITVPLSTSIILANLVIILGISCNRQLHNTPNYFFLSLLVADLCTGVALPFIPLMGLNRELSFGSCLVVHIFPNFLFLAFLSNLVMVHYERYICIVNPLHYNTLWMHRNFSLALLIVWTPPLLFASLPAFGWNNWSGPDWNNCCESTQTLPPLSNCSANLTSCCSYKRVFPNAFIYLEVYGLVLPAILFIAGMTGRVLWITRGQMKDICRLHRSVERGNQASDQEQRLNLRYTRCVVAVSLTFLACWVPYLIYMHVSIAYLIIDTKGRSIPNIVLSCTGIGSMAVVPMVLGLANKQYTQPAFKLLRKFRDRWRAQGSEEAAI; the protein is encoded by the exons ATGATTCATGACCAGACAATTCATCAAAAAAg GGTAGCTGTTTACTGCGGTGTGTGCACACAAGTGAtagacttcaacgcccacgctCTGCTCTCAATGGAAAACCTCATCTATATCATCACTGTCCCGCTGTCGACCTCCATCATCCTGGCCAACCTGGTCATCATCCTGGGTATCTCCTGCAACCGTCAGCTCCACAACACCCCCAACTACTTCTTTCTCAGCCTGCTGGTGGCTGATTTGTGCACGGGTGTAGCGCTGCCCTTCATCCCGCTGATGGGTCTGAACCGGGAGTTGAGTTTTGGCTCTTGCCTGGTGGTTCACATCTTCCCGAATTTCCTTTTCTTGGCATTCTTGTCCAACCTGGTGATGGTCCACTACGAGCGCTACATATGCATTGTCAACCCTCTGCACTATAACACCTTGTGGATGCATCGCAATTTTTCTTTAGCGCTGCTTATAGTATGGACACCCCCACTTTTGTTTGCATCTCTGCCCGCTTTTGGGTGGAATAACTGGTCAGGACCAGACTGGAACAACTGCTGTGAAAGTACCCAAACGTTGCCGCCCCTTTCAAACTGTTCAGCAAATCTGACCTCGTGCTGCTCTTACAAGCGGGTGTTCCCCAACGCTTTCATCTACTTAGAGGTGTACGGGCTTGTTTTACCGGCGATTCTTTTCATCGCTGGCATGACCGGACGTGTTCTGTGGATCACCCGAGGCCAGATGAAGGACATTTGCCGCCTCCATAGATCAGTGGAGCGAGGAAACCAGGCTTCGGACCAGGAACAGAGGCTGAATCTGCGGTATACCCGCTGCGTGGTGGCCGTGTCCCTGACGTTTTTGGCCTGCTGGGTTCCCTACCTAATTTACATGCATGTCAGTATAGCATACTTAATCATTGACACCAAAGGGAGGTCCATCCCTAACATCGTGTTGTCCTGCACCGGCATCGGAAGCATGGCTGTGGTGCCAATGGTGCTTGGCCTGGCCAACAAGCAGTACACACAACCGGCGTTCAAACTCCTCCGAAAATTCAGAGACAGGTGGAGGGCACAGGGTTCAGAAGAGGCTGCAATCTGA